taacaagagtggaaacaaaggaacccgaagaatgtgcaaagttattgacttcgctagcatcttaaaattaaactctgagtcaaaaataagctttgtttcattaattaaaaagaaagttgtaaagttgttgtatcttgttagtaaagtgaagtttgctactgttttattattacctgtgttgcgattcaaatcccacaaagagtaagcaagttcgttattaaatgtggtaggcctcagtaccccctCCTTCCCCCAACATACACATTGACTCATTTAAAGTGCGGATTCGGGGCTGACGGGCccacccaccccccaaaaaaaaagaagaagaggggaagaaaggagaaaagagaagaaaatgaaggaaaggaggaaaggaggagagaaactaaattgcacgtaattgagtaggccgatGTCTAAATAAtcgcacagtcgggacgattggaagtaggtcctatataggcctgcgattattttcggtattgcttgaaggcggtcctcgtcctaaaagcatgtgaaaattactgcggtccgccgatatgcagggcccctcacattttgccaccaaagtcagtattaagacggactccataccgacttcatcgatttatgcatgctttagtaaattgccaatctcaagttttgcaaattgagttcgggccctttttctgtttaaagcaattgattcaaatagtagtgtaaaaacaatgcaccgtatggcttcaattcgaccttcatcttgcaaatttttcaaacttctcagggggaacatcccctcagactaaCCTcatgtagtggataaacataatgatcattttcgctcttcttccaacatttgcaaatttaagccctatgttaacacaatttgcggtataggcttacaggaaaacttgtccaaggaaggtttcatggaccatcatttaacaaattcgcggctttttcaaacaaaagttttacacactagtaccaaaatggtccaccaaaacacttcaattttcttcattttacactcccctgtgtaatcgatatacaagtggccattttcgcttcttctttcgccgatttatgtttaaaacaatttataggcctaggacaatagggaaacttgtccaagaaagACTTTATGAACCgcacatttcacaaatattcggccgccaaactaaaattttacgccgtgagtaatagcgccaaaattgtccaccaaatcgcttcaattagatcttcattttgcaccagtttcttatttctgagggggaacatcctccTCAGACAACCTCCTAACGTCATGGCGCGCTCCatgccatttttttaaattttattttattttttctaaaaattcgccgccaccccctgactgctctagatcgacaatcgacaaaagctggtatcgcccatccctatggagagtgACATCCGCTGACATCAcagaccaggcggtgatggaaacgatatcgccaattttgaggtcgccattagatttaacacataatcatgaaatcgtcacaaagaattctaaatttgttatgtggtgtcaaagcaaaattatcttactttaaAACCGTCGGgtgcgacaaagtaccccactgcaagtatgataattttctatttgtaattgctaaccgtgtagtttgaatggggctgtcagtgtatcttcgccagcctcagaCGTCATGTGTTGCGCTTCCTCGCCGCCTGTCACAGACGTAAAAAGTGGATCgctaaaaaataagcgtccttaccaaccagtcaactttaagacaaatgggtgaaaagacacacttttacaaagtttttcataattatttttatttcacatgatccgtgcatatatcgcctagctataaatgaaaaaatatttttttagacctatcaaaccaatatatgggtgtagtacggcctTAAGAACTTAAAGAAGGAAAAGAGGTTTGTGACCAGACCAATTTAAGTTTCATTTGAGGCTGCAAAAGAGGGATTCAAAATTTAAGGCATGGTAAAAGTATAATTTTATTAGTTTTATTTTGAGACATCGCTCATCAAAATTGACCAAGGCATTCAGATTTTATTTAAGTGAAatcatccatatcttgaaaagcagATTGTTGCAGAGTCTACTCTTTTGGTGCTTTGTgaaattaagttaaaaacatcaaCTTGAAAACATACATTGTTTCAATGAAGTTGAGAAATAATCTTATTATTTTCAAAACCGTCACAAATGTTTAATGTAATATGATCACCATGTCATGACCTTGGAAACAAACGATTTAGTGTGAAACTGTATGTTTACTCTTTTATTCAAAATGCAGGTTACTTCAGAAGATGATGTAAGATCAGCAATTGATGTAGCAAGGGAATCCTTTGGTCGTCTTGATGTGGCAGTAAACTGTGCAGGAATAGGGGTTGCTATTAAAACGTATAACTTTAACAAGGATAGACCACATCCACTCAGAGAATTTGAAAAGGTTCTCATGGTGAGTACATatgtataaatttgtattatCAAAGTGTGTTTAGTTTGTGTACATCAACAGTTTAAAGCAAAATCATTTTAGCATATATCCTTGGGTGTTCCAGAATCGACTGCTCTAATGGCAATATGTCACTTTTTAACTTGCTTTTGATGCATACAAAACATGGTGATAAAAATATTGAGACcaaaaaaagtaataataataatgacaatgataataataatagtattaatATACAATGAAATATAATAAgaataaattcaaattcaaaaattaaattaacatACAGTTGTGTTTTCTTTCTCGCCAGGTCAATACTCTTGGTAGTTTTAATGTGATACGTCTAACTGCAGGAGTGATGGGCAAAAATGAGCCAGATATTGATGGACAAAGAGGTGTAATAATTAACACAGCAAGTGTTGCTGCCTTTGATGGACAGATGGGACAAGCTGCTTACTCAGCATCAAAAGGGGCCATTGTAGGAATGACATTACCAATCGCAAGAGATCTATCCTCTCAGGGAATCAGAATCAACACAGTTGCACCAGGTAATTATTTCATAGGAAATTGAAATCACCATGGACAAACCTCTGGAAACTTGATAGAAAATACATCACAGAATATGGGTAATTTTACAggtcaaacaataatattattgcTATGGTGGCAAATGTATCTCATGTTAATGGTCCAATACATGATGTGAATCTTAATTAGCTATTGGTTTCAGCTTCTGTCACCCATTAGATGTAGTTTACATGTGGGATGCTCTAAAAGAAAACAAACTGGTTGAATATcactttcaagaaaaattatttgtgacgtttcaaaattaaaataaaaaatgtgtgtCAATTTGTAAGAAAGATCTAGACAAACAAGTCCTTTTTGAATACATACAAATCAGTGTGATAAGGCATAACCTGTTTGTAAAGTCACATTGATGATGAACCTGTAAATGATTTaactattacaatgttttgctCTTATCTTTTCAGGTCTGTTTGACACACCATTGCTTGCATCATTACCAGATAAAGTAAGGACCTTCTTGGCCCGTTCTATTCCGTTCCCCCAGCGTCTTGGCTCCCCTGATGAATATGCACACATGGTACAAGTCCTTGTTGAGAATCCAATGATGAATGGTGAGGTAGTACGATTAGATGGAGCACTAAGGATGATGCCATAGAGGACCACACAgtattgaaattatttttgtgatgTTGAATTTCTGTATCTAGGTTTCCAATGCAATACCCTCTATAGTTTTACAGATTATTTTGTGATCAATAGTTTTTTTAGAATCAGGTGGAAAACTTTGTAAAAGTGAGTGAATCAGTGGAAAATGCATCAAAGACAATAAATGCCTGGAAGCTATTGAATTACATGATGCCCAATAATCATCCAAATCATTCTGATTATCCAacggttttattgacataagagTTGATGAATCAATTTCCGAATATTTTATAACATTCATTTCTAGAAATTAATTGTAGTTTTACCAAAACTATAAAGAGTGTACAAGTAATTACCATTATtcaacgaaaaaaagaaaccctgttcttcGGGACGGACGGACCttccaagtagggtcggtcggtcggcgttttttttttgtttttttttttgaaatgacccaaacaatcaccaaaatctgtaaataattcgcaatttgagaaaatacaataaaaaaattgttcctgaaatttctgaaatttgggtcggcattcatttgtacaggaaaaaaatTCCCCCCACTTTGTTTAAAATCTGGGTCTGtctggcccgtagaacagggttttttgtcGTCGCCTTACTGCAATCTGATCGTTGCTGCATTGTTACTTTGTAGGCAAATTGCATCAAAACCTAACACATTTGCCTTGATTATGGCCAGGCATAAGCCATTTGAAAATGGCAATAACTATGATCTCACTGCCATTTGAACACATCTACAGAATCAACATCAGCAAAATAAAGAGAAGCAACATATTATAGGATGTGAGAAAGTGGTCATCTCAAGTTATAAGGCTGTAATATGTTCAGTGTTAAAACATTTACTGCAGTGCAATGCCATGAAAAATATAATCTATAAGCTTGATGCTAAATCTTGGTCATAAATTTGAAATTTCTGTTCATAATATGGAAGCAAACTAATATAAGGCATTAGGTCTGAAATTACAATGTTGTTTCCAGCCATGAATTCTTATTTCCCTCATTCCCAAAGTCATATACATTCAAGGTGTGAACTATGATAGCAAAGCAATAGTTACATTAGTTAAAAAGACACTTGTGGTTGCACTGTGTGAATAAGAGCCTGTAAATATGGTAAGCGAGTGGAATTTTGATTCAGTAAATCCAAATATCACTCGCTTACTAATACTAGCAGGTTGGTAACCTgtaatgtcttctacatctgCTGCTTTAAAAGTAAATAGCATAGTATTTTGAATGTCCAATGATCCAAAATATACTTCCAgtggtatatatttttataaaagCAGGCAAGTTAGCTCAGTCGATAAGACGtatgactatggtgcgagagattACGGATTCGAACCTTGGCGGTGGTTAGTGTGCTCTTGTTtgaattgagttagcttgaaattcccctgggcaaggaacttactgctaattgtctctttgtaacccaaatgcaactgattgtggaatgtctagggtgtgtgcttcttagctgcaagtccctgtgttgttgtttatcAGAAGGACTTAGTTATACTTTCAAGAGCTATTCATATTtccataatttgatatatttttcaaTGGGTAAAAGGGctcttttacttattttttccaaTACCAAAAAATAGAGTTTTCAAGTTATACATACCCTTGCATGCTTCTCTTTAGAACAACAGACGTTAGATATAATGTAAGTTGGAATAGTGGACCAAATTTACTATATATTACAGACCAGTGTATCTGACTAACTAAATGTTGCCTCATACTTTGCACCATGCTCTTATCCAGTGGATTGCATGTTTGTTTAGCTTATAATTGCAAAAAAAACAAGActtataacattgtgtattgatacagaagggcatgcacacagttgggcgTAACACCTATGCTAGTTGCATGTTGCATAATGTGTGACTAGCGCagtgtaagttgggacttaattgacatgcacagtaacaaaaaatcaaataatttatgtcaattataagctgaacaaagttTAGCTATATTTCATCATGCTGGTGATAGTGCCAGGCAGAAATGCATGATGGGCAGTACAAATGTATAAGAAAAACCGCTATGAAAATGTAATCGAGGTTGTGGATCTTAATGAATAGCAGGCCTTTGGTGTATAAGGCAGACTCCAACATTGATTATGAAATAAAAGCAAGAGTATTCCATATGAATAATATTAAGGTATATCTGAAGTATTATATGGGTTGACACATCTTTTGAGATAGGTTTAGCAGTTCTTTGTGAGGTCTCAAGAACTGCATTCAATCTTTTTGTTGGCAATTATGTAGTGATTTGCTAGAAAATGTCTttctacaaaataatatttaattttaCCCCCCAATAAAAAGCACTGTATAATATGACTGGTTTTGATCCTATCAACCTGATCTCTGGTATCTATGTCTGTATGtgcctctttttttctttcttttttcataatTCAGGAACAGCTAGTTCCCTCCAACCATGTACAATGAAAGCATCTATTTGCCATGATTGCTATAACAAAAACTTTGCCAGTAGCTGTGAACATGAGTGTTGTTATTTTTCTAGCAATTCAAGTCAGCAATATTAACATATTGATGAAGAACTAGCAGAGTACATATTGATTTAACACATCTCAAACAGACTGtggttgtttaaaaataatatgagACCTTTGTAATAACTATTCCATGATGTAAATTATGTAAAGCTATAGTTTCTAATGATCCTTGTTATGTGCAGTGTTTACTATGGAAGCATGTATGAGACATACAACATTTTGAGTTCCAAACTTGCCATTGAAGTCAATATCTAgccctgtatcaaaatgataataTCCTGTATTGAAAACTCAATATGATGCAATAATTTTACATTTTGTGTTGTCTAACTCGGAAAGTATTTTTGCTGCATtaaatacaattgaataccttagtggaagaagggcccaactccatctccataatattcccaatatttttggtagaaaggcccaactccatggagttgggcctttcttccatgaaaactatgattaagtgtacttggaagactatttagagagtgtaTTTGAGCCCTTCTTTCACATACAAGGAAGAACTAACTGTCTGctagcaataaaatgctgggtctaactcatttttgtaatatGGTGGAGTTGGCTCCTTCCTTATTGGTATTCAATTATATAGGTTAGAAACTTATGGGTAACTTGTCATGTTGCACGTCCATTATACACTTCTGTAATTTACTGGTATCTGTACTGTAGTATTGGATATGTATTTTGTTGTGCTGTTACAAAAACATTTGGCTTCAAAGCtgtgaaaattaattaaaatatataCTATATAGGTGCATACATTTGGagagcaattttatttttatttttaaatgggGAACCATTTATCTTGAGAATTGCTGTGTATTTTTCCCATCCCAGCTTGAATTATTAATGTACACGTTCATTTATGAAAATGGCAGAGCACACAAATTCAAACCTTGTCACCCTTGTAGACGTGGGAGGGGGCTTGAGGGGTTTGATCTAACACTCTGAAGGTTTCAATATTGGGGAAGTGgtgagaaaaagggaaggagagaACACAGAAGCATTGGGTCAAATGCCCAGGTTCAAACGCCCAGGTTCAAACAGGAAACTATGGGCTTGCTGATACTAGTCTTAATTTCCATTTCAATCATATgcatatcatgtaggcctacatgccaatGCCATCAAATGTTATTATTCCGGATGAATTCACCTAGAAATAATTCTTGTATGGAATATGTTTTGATTTGCTCAAGTGCATCTGGTAATTGATGTGTAGCCTCCCCAAACTGATTGTGGTGTTCTTGGTTACTCAAAGTGACCCAATTTGTAGTAATTTATTTCTATGAAAAGATAGATACATTTGTTGAATTGTACCGTAAGATTCCACAGTTGATGTACAAATTCAATAAATGAAGACAGTGAACCTGAAATTTGTtcgttttgttgttttttatttggctCCTCTTGTACCTTTTGTTTGCCGTATAAATAAAACTGCATACTCAAAGATTGGTCAAGTCCTATAAAGCTCCATCACCTAAACACACTATCTGCAGGCTTGCTTAATATCAATACTGCTAGTGAATATGGTGCACATCATTTTATTTAACTCATACTGTTACGCAACTGTTGAAGTATGCTGGATGGATTTCACAAAGGGTTGCATGTACAATGTTTGTGCTATCAGGATTTTGTGTTATCATGTACTTTTAACACACAACAGTAATGCCAGGGACTTCAAAATAACTTTGTGTTATCAGTTTTATTGTGTTGTAACTCTAATATACGAATCCTATGAACGAGTTACAACAGGTTTAGAACTTGGAACTT
The Amphiura filiformis chromosome 3, Afil_fr2py, whole genome shotgun sequence DNA segment above includes these coding regions:
- the LOC140149191 gene encoding 3-hydroxyacyl-CoA dehydrogenase type-2-like — protein: MANISGVRSIQGAVALITGAASGLGRGAAERFIQKGARVVILDLPSSKGEEVAKELGENCRFAPANVTSEDDVRSAIDVARESFGRLDVAVNCAGIGVAIKTYNFNKDRPHPLREFEKVLMVNTLGSFNVIRLTAGVMGKNEPDIDGQRGVIINTASVAAFDGQMGQAAYSASKGAIVGMTLPIARDLSSQGIRINTVAPGLFDTPLLASLPDKVRTFLARSIPFPQRLGSPDEYAHMVQVLVENPMMNGEVVRLDGALRMMP